In one Armatimonadota bacterium genomic region, the following are encoded:
- a CDS encoding DEAD/DEAH box helicase translates to MVEPRRIGELLGGRPVHAAIIPAQDGRCEKIPDCVPFVIQDWLAAQGITSLYSHQAESARLAAQGRDLMVVTGTGSGKSLCYTLPALKACLEEPAARCLFLFPTKALAQDQLGKLQKLIPGDHVLAATYDGDTERAHRSAIRRQANIVLSNPDMVHLAMLPGHENWLRFLKNLRLVVIDEAHVYRGAFGGHMGWILRRLLRLCAWHGNRPQLIACSATVANPTEHFSTLTGREPHLVAGDGAPQGERQIVVVEAPGDEAAEIKSPTVECAGILAEAVTNGVKTMVFCRSRNGVELLLRAARQELGNVGGDPAWIDAYRGGYTPDERREIERRLFGGSLRGVAATNAMELGVDIGGLDLVVMNGYPGSRSSFWQQSGRAGRAGRSGMALMLAHADPMEQYLARRINLLVGEPEPCVASVGNPLIAARQLKCAAAERPLTWSEIDSYGARPAAQDLIDSGELAESAGMLFYPAFTPPSREFSIRSADLDSVPLFAAGVSLGDMEEWRAMQFAHTGAVHLHRGESYIVTGRSGDGKAIQCDQFDGDYHTQPIVQSLIEPRAELEAESRNGLKLSLQAVSATTLVTGYRMISSRGSEILAEVPLDPASRTMDTVAMRISFELGADFGIGPSPEAAAPGIHALEHVLAAVAPLIAGCDRRDIGSSWFVAAPDTLSPTVYLYDLAPGGLGFSEQLFRQRVGLVMQAAQLLSLCGCRDGCPLCTLSPHCESRNECLSKPMVAGLLRTIASRLGHTG, encoded by the coding sequence ATGGTGGAACCCCGGCGCATCGGGGAACTTCTTGGCGGCAGGCCGGTTCATGCTGCGATCATCCCAGCCCAAGATGGCCGTTGCGAGAAGATCCCCGATTGCGTGCCTTTCGTCATCCAGGATTGGTTGGCGGCGCAGGGCATCACAAGCCTCTATTCTCACCAAGCCGAATCCGCCCGGCTTGCCGCCCAAGGGCGCGATTTGATGGTGGTCACGGGAACGGGGAGCGGAAAGTCGCTGTGCTACACCCTCCCAGCCCTAAAGGCATGCCTGGAAGAACCTGCCGCCCGGTGCCTTTTCTTATTCCCGACAAAAGCCTTGGCCCAAGACCAACTGGGCAAACTTCAAAAGCTCATCCCCGGCGACCATGTGCTTGCCGCCACCTATGATGGCGACACCGAACGGGCGCACCGGTCGGCAATCCGCCGGCAGGCCAACATTGTGTTGAGCAACCCGGACATGGTCCATTTGGCCATGCTCCCCGGGCATGAAAACTGGCTTCGGTTCCTCAAGAACCTCCGGTTGGTCGTCATCGACGAAGCCCATGTTTACCGCGGAGCTTTTGGCGGTCATATGGGCTGGATATTGCGGAGGTTGCTCAGACTCTGTGCCTGGCACGGCAACCGCCCGCAACTCATCGCCTGTTCCGCGACGGTTGCCAACCCGACAGAACACTTTTCGACCCTCACCGGGAGAGAACCGCACCTTGTTGCCGGAGATGGGGCCCCGCAAGGCGAAAGGCAAATCGTCGTCGTGGAAGCCCCGGGCGATGAGGCCGCCGAGATCAAAAGCCCAACCGTCGAGTGCGCGGGAATCCTCGCCGAGGCCGTGACCAACGGCGTCAAGACCATGGTCTTTTGCCGGAGCCGGAACGGAGTCGAGCTGTTGTTGCGGGCGGCCAGGCAAGAACTCGGCAATGTCGGCGGCGACCCGGCGTGGATTGATGCCTACCGAGGCGGGTACACGCCGGACGAACGCAGGGAGATCGAGCGCCGGTTGTTCGGCGGTTCCCTGCGCGGTGTGGCGGCAACCAATGCGATGGAACTCGGAGTCGACATCGGGGGATTGGATCTTGTTGTGATGAACGGGTACCCGGGCAGCCGGTCGAGTTTTTGGCAACAGTCCGGACGGGCCGGGCGGGCGGGGAGATCCGGCATGGCGTTGATGCTTGCCCATGCGGATCCCATGGAGCAGTACCTGGCTCGGCGGATCAACCTCCTCGTTGGCGAACCTGAACCCTGCGTCGCCAGTGTCGGGAACCCCCTTATCGCGGCCCGGCAACTCAAGTGCGCCGCCGCCGAGCGCCCCCTGACTTGGTCAGAAATCGACTCTTATGGAGCCCGGCCGGCGGCCCAAGACCTCATCGATAGCGGGGAACTGGCAGAATCGGCGGGCATGCTCTTCTACCCGGCGTTCACCCCGCCCTCGCGCGAGTTCTCCATCCGCAGCGCGGATTTGGATTCGGTACCGCTATTTGCCGCCGGGGTTTCCCTCGGGGACATGGAAGAGTGGCGGGCGATGCAGTTTGCCCACACCGGGGCGGTGCACCTGCACCGGGGCGAATCCTACATCGTCACGGGCCGGAGCGGAGACGGCAAAGCCATCCAGTGCGACCAGTTCGACGGCGATTACCACACCCAGCCCATTGTCCAAAGCCTGATTGAACCTCGCGCGGAACTCGAGGCCGAATCCCGCAACGGGCTCAAACTCTCCCTGCAAGCGGTGAGCGCCACGACCCTCGTCACCGGCTACCGGATGATCAGTTCCCGAGGAAGTGAAATTTTGGCCGAGGTGCCGCTTGACCCGGCTAGTCGAACGATGGACACGGTCGCCATGCGGATTTCGTTCGAACTCGGCGCAGATTTTGGCATCGGGCCGAGCCCAGAAGCCGCGGCTCCTGGGATCCATGCCTTGGAGCACGTTTTGGCGGCTGTAGCCCCCCTAATCGCCGGTTGCGACCGGCGGGACATCGGCTCAAGCTGGTTTGTCGCCGCTCCCGACACTTTGTCCCCAACGGTTTATCTGTATGATCTTGCGCCGGGTGGGTTGGGCTTTTCCGAACAACTGTTCCGACAGAGAGTCGGTCTCGTCATGCAGGCGGCGCAGCTCTTGAGCTTGTGCGGATGCCGCGATGGGTGCCCACTTTGCACCCTGTCTCCCCATTGCGAAAGCCGCAACGAATGTTTGAGCAAACCGATGGTCGCCGGACTGCTCCGCACAATTGCCAGCCGCCTGGGCCACACGGGTTGA